The following coding sequences lie in one Carassius carassius chromosome 1, fCarCar2.1, whole genome shotgun sequence genomic window:
- the LOC132140061 gene encoding gastrula zinc finger protein XlCGF8.2DB-like, which translates to MAFIKEEREDVKIEETLRVKQEDTEEQTDLMLLKEERIAPNEKEKKEQYEIHHDFKTEEESFSKPQIKETFSQKTAHKTGTTSYVTPSHSEKSFSEHGHLKVHTGGKSYTCQLCGVRFIHKGNLTVHMTVHTGERSFTCLKCGKSFDQNKSLKEHMRIHTGGKHNVCHQCGKSFRRKGFLNKHMTIHTKEKLYTCAQCGESFELQVSFEEHMRVHTGGKPFTCIQCGKSFTQKSNRNRHMRKLHGIFSTQT; encoded by the exons Atggcgtttattaaagaggagagagaagacgtgaagattgaagaaacattgagagtcaaacaagaagatactgaggaacaaacag ACCTCATGCTGCTGAAAGAGGAGCGCATAGCACCGaatgaaaaggaaaagaaagaacaaTATGAGATTCATCATGATTTTAAAACCGAAGAAGAATCTTTCAGTAAACCACAGATTAAAGAGACTTTCTCACAGAAAACAGCTCATAAAACAGGAACTACGAGTTACGTGACCCCTTCTCACTCTGAAAAGAGTTTCAGTGAACATGGACACCTTAAAGTCCACACTGGAGGGAAGTCTTACACCTGCCAACTGTGTGGAGTCAGATTTATACATAAAGGAAACCTTACAGTTCACATGacagttcacactggagaaaggTCTTTCACTTGCCTtaagtgtggaaagagttttgatcaaaataaaagtcttaaagagcacatgagaattcacactggagggAAGCATAATGTGTgccatcagtgtggaaagagtttccgCCGAAAAGGATTCCTTAACAAACACATGACAATTCACACAAAAGAAAAACTTTATACATGCGCTCAGTGTGGAGAGAGTTTCGAACTACAGGTAAGCTTTGAGgagcacatgagagttcacactggagggAAGCCCTTCACCTGCatacagtgtggaaagagttttactcaAAAATCAAACCGTAACAGGCACATGAGAAAACTACACGGCATATTTTCAACACAAActtga